The Streptomyces sp. NBC_01197 genome window below encodes:
- a CDS encoding ABC transporter ATP-binding protein, whose product MAIIEVDGLRKAYGGKHAVDGVSFAVEVGEIFGILGPNGAGKTTTVECIGGLRVPDGGVVRVAGFDPVADHNRVTRILGAQLQESELQPKITVREALELYSSFYPHPADWRPLTERLGLAEKAGSRFAKLSGGQKQRLSIALALIGNPKVVVLDELTTGLDPRARRDTWKLIEDVRDSGVTVLLVTHFMEEAQRLCDRIAVIDRGRVAALDTPAGLIRRSAGSTVISFAPSQPLDEGELDALPGATSVQHRDGALVIQGTDETVNAVITLLARHHITAHQLRVTDATLDDAFLDLTGAAA is encoded by the coding sequence ATGGCAATCATCGAAGTGGACGGGCTGCGGAAGGCGTACGGCGGCAAGCACGCCGTTGACGGGGTGTCCTTCGCCGTCGAGGTGGGGGAGATCTTCGGGATTCTCGGGCCGAACGGCGCGGGCAAGACCACGACAGTCGAGTGCATCGGGGGGCTGCGGGTGCCCGACGGGGGCGTGGTGCGGGTGGCCGGATTCGATCCGGTCGCCGACCACAACCGGGTGACACGCATCCTCGGCGCCCAGCTCCAGGAGAGCGAACTCCAGCCGAAGATCACCGTCCGTGAGGCGCTGGAGCTCTACTCGTCCTTCTATCCGCACCCCGCCGACTGGCGGCCGCTCACCGAACGGCTCGGCCTCGCCGAAAAGGCGGGCTCCCGCTTCGCCAAGCTCTCCGGCGGCCAGAAGCAGCGGCTCTCCATCGCGCTGGCGCTGATCGGCAACCCCAAGGTGGTCGTGCTCGACGAGCTGACGACCGGGCTCGACCCGCGCGCCCGCCGCGACACCTGGAAGCTGATCGAGGACGTCAGGGACAGCGGGGTGACCGTCCTGCTCGTCACCCACTTCATGGAGGAGGCCCAGCGCCTCTGTGACCGCATCGCCGTGATCGACCGTGGCCGGGTCGCCGCGCTCGACACACCGGCGGGCCTCATCCGCCGCTCGGCCGGCTCGACGGTCATCTCCTTCGCCCCCTCGCAGCCGCTCGACGAAGGTGAACTGGACGCACTGCCCGGCGCCACCTCCGTACAGCACCGGGACGGCGCGCTGGTCATCCAAGGCACCGACGAGACGGTCAACGCCGTCATCACCCTGCTCGCCAGGCACCACATCACCGCCCACCAACTCCGGGTCACCGACGCCACGCTGGACGACGCGTTCCTGGACCTGACGGGAGCCGCAGCATGA